A stretch of the Sulfolobus acidocaldarius SUSAZ genome encodes the following:
- a CDS encoding phosphoesterase has product MISIFNDIYIAEDLPVLYIKPLNAVVLSDVHIGFEQEMANKGIYIPKVQKKRFLTIYRKALDYFKTNKLIINGDFKHTFNKITKQERDELTEILTELNENKIEVKIVKGNHDNYISAVTEKFSNVELVEDINVNDISIFHGHKRIDVQENENKVYIIGHEHPRLSIKDRLGFARKLQCFLKVPLRNNSTVIVLPATGTYQSGNDVTLSHSTYMSHIMREHSILEKARPYVIVEGQGIMEFPELGLLKDIIHSMV; this is encoded by the coding sequence ATGATAAGTATATTTAATGATATTTACATAGCTGAAGATTTACCTGTACTTTATATTAAGCCACTTAATGCTGTAGTATTATCTGATGTTCACATAGGCTTTGAGCAGGAAATGGCTAATAAGGGAATATACATACCAAAGGTTCAGAAAAAAAGGTTCCTTACGATATATAGAAAAGCCTTAGACTATTTTAAAACAAATAAACTAATTATTAATGGGGATTTCAAGCACACATTTAATAAGATAACCAAACAAGAAAGAGATGAATTAACGGAAATTCTTACTGAATTAAACGAGAACAAAATAGAAGTTAAAATAGTAAAGGGTAATCATGACAATTATATTTCAGCAGTAACAGAAAAATTCAGTAATGTGGAATTAGTTGAAGATATTAACGTTAATGATATATCAATATTTCATGGGCATAAGAGAATTGACGTGCAAGAGAATGAAAATAAAGTATATATTATAGGTCATGAGCATCCACGACTAAGTATAAAAGATAGACTAGGATTTGCAAGAAAGTTACAATGTTTCCTTAAAGTACCATTGAGAAACAACAGTACAGTTATAGTTTTGCCCGCTACAGGTACCTATCAGTCAGGTAATGATGTTACCTTATCTCACTCCACCTATATGTCCCATATTATGAGAGAACATTCTATTTTGGAAAAAGCACGACCTTACGTAATAGTGGAAGGACAAGGTATTATGGAGTTTCCAGAACTAGGATTACTTAAAGATATTATTCACTCAATGGTTTAA
- a CDS encoding riboflavin kinase yields the protein MTCENILILNYTINKIIVQSEVAKSLGISQQTVSRKLKELEDSGIITRTLLKEGELIKLTDEGEKMLRECAESLVDLFAKNRIVKIKAKVTSGLGEGRIFVSLPYYMEAFNKFLGFQPYPGTLNAVIYDRISMENRLLLDLSRGILIPEHKEPNRVLGSVKAFPASINSVSPVAVVIPTRTTHPKSVVELLSPHKLREKLEIEDGDEIEIEVYL from the coding sequence ATTACTTGTGAAAATATATTAATTTTAAATTATACTATAAACAAAATAATTGTACAATCCGAGGTTGCAAAGAGTCTAGGTATTTCACAACAGACGGTATCAAGAAAACTAAAGGAGTTAGAGGATAGTGGAATAATAACCAGAACATTACTTAAAGAAGGCGAATTGATAAAACTAACAGATGAGGGAGAAAAAATGCTTAGAGAATGTGCAGAATCTTTAGTAGACTTATTTGCAAAAAACAGGATAGTAAAAATAAAGGCAAAAGTCACTTCAGGACTTGGTGAGGGCAGAATATTTGTATCCCTTCCATATTACATGGAGGCATTCAATAAGTTTCTAGGATTTCAGCCTTATCCTGGCACATTAAATGCCGTAATATACGATAGAATATCTATGGAGAACAGGCTTCTTTTAGATCTAAGTAGGGGTATTTTAATACCAGAGCATAAGGAACCAAATAGAGTTTTAGGGAGCGTTAAAGCATTTCCAGCATCCATAAATTCAGTTTCTCCTGTTGCTGTTGTAATCCCAACTAGAACCACACACCCAAAGAGTGTTGTAGAATTATTATCTCCTCATAAACTTAGAGAGAAACTAGAAATAGAAGATGGAGACGAAATAGAAATAGAAGTTTATTTATGA
- a CDS encoding TATA-box-binding protein — MERSVPNVEYDPDQFPGLIFRLESPKITSLIFKSGKMVVTGAKSTDELIKAVKRIIKTLKKYGMQLTGKPKIQIQNIVASANLHVIVNLDKAAFLLENNMYEPEQFPGLIYRMDEPRVVLLIFSSGKMVITGAKREDEVHKAVKKIFDKLVELDCVKPVEEEELEF; from the coding sequence ATGGAAAGAAGCGTACCAAACGTGGAATATGATCCTGATCAATTTCCAGGATTAATATTTAGGCTTGAATCTCCCAAGATAACCTCATTAATATTTAAATCAGGAAAAATGGTCGTTACCGGAGCTAAAAGTACAGATGAGCTAATAAAGGCTGTAAAACGAATTATAAAAACCCTTAAAAAATATGGAATGCAACTAACAGGAAAACCTAAGATACAAATACAGAACATAGTCGCATCAGCCAATCTGCATGTTATAGTTAACCTTGATAAAGCAGCATTCTTACTAGAGAATAACATGTACGAACCAGAGCAGTTCCCAGGTTTAATATATAGAATGGATGAACCCAGAGTTGTTCTATTAATTTTTAGCAGTGGTAAAATGGTTATTACAGGAGCTAAGAGAGAAGATGAAGTTCATAAGGCTGTTAAAAAAATATTCGATAAACTGGTAGAGTTAGATTGTGTAAAGCCCGTTGAAGAAGAAGAGTTAGAATTTTAA
- a CDS encoding cytidyltransferase gives MVDEIADRVRRYIQGMEDRLSKIPPEIIQKYEKIYNLAKLYVEDAKYYLNLNDKVTALVDVVYAEGLLDAIIEMEKLDIERQVSKRVFVAGTFDILHPGHIAFLREASKYGRVYVAVARDKNSEKIKGRKPINDENQRLEVIKSVKYVYDAFLGDEKDFLKSVERVKPNIIVLGPDQKVDEQKLIDDLKNRGVIVEKIVRIPSRINNWAHSSTSSIINEVLKRYCNST, from the coding sequence ATGGTTGATGAAATAGCTGATAGAGTGAGGAGATATATACAAGGAATGGAGGATAGACTATCTAAGATACCGCCAGAAATCATACAGAAATATGAAAAAATATATAACTTAGCAAAGCTATATGTTGAAGATGCTAAGTATTATCTTAATCTTAATGATAAAGTAACTGCATTGGTAGATGTGGTTTATGCAGAGGGTTTACTTGATGCGATAATCGAAATGGAGAAGCTAGACATTGAGAGACAAGTATCTAAGAGGGTATTTGTAGCCGGTACTTTCGATATTTTGCATCCTGGACACATAGCTTTCCTACGTGAAGCGTCTAAATATGGTAGAGTATATGTTGCAGTTGCGAGGGATAAAAACAGTGAAAAGATAAAGGGAAGAAAGCCAATAAATGACGAGAATCAGCGACTAGAAGTTATTAAAAGTGTAAAATACGTATATGATGCGTTTCTAGGGGATGAAAAAGATTTTCTAAAGAGTGTGGAAAGAGTTAAACCAAATATTATAGTTTTAGGACCAGATCAAAAGGTTGATGAACAAAAACTTATTGATGATCTTAAGAATAGAGGTGTTATAGTTGAAAAGATAGTTAGAATACCGTCAAGGATAAATAATTGGGCTCATTCAAGTACATCATCAATAATAAACGAGGTACTAAAAAGATATTGTAATTCAACTTAA
- a CDS encoding dihydrofolate reductase, which produces MGVLKLIGLGLSYKFITEIALNELRTSDIVYADTYTSLTCGDLMSKLHQLGINPIPVGRDFIENNYKKILELLDQGKSVGIAVIGDPMIATTHISLVTEARTKGHQVSIIPGVSVHCYIISKSMLSSYKFGKSVTIISPTDYGKIDTTPYKVLKENLERNLHTIFYLEPNMSATDAVSLLLQMEKIEEQRIINEDSLIIIGQHLGCDDEEIVSLKIKEIAKYNLKSPPHIIIFPSKSLHYMEIEGLKWLMK; this is translated from the coding sequence GTGGGTGTACTTAAGCTCATAGGTTTAGGGTTATCATATAAATTCATCACGGAAATAGCATTGAATGAACTAAGAACCTCAGACATTGTCTATGCAGATACTTACACTTCATTAACTTGTGGCGATCTAATGAGTAAATTACATCAATTAGGTATAAATCCTATACCAGTTGGCAGAGATTTCATAGAAAATAACTACAAGAAAATATTAGAATTGTTAGACCAGGGTAAGAGTGTAGGAATTGCAGTTATAGGTGATCCAATGATAGCTACAACTCATATAAGTTTAGTTACTGAGGCTAGAACTAAAGGTCATCAGGTAAGTATAATTCCTGGAGTTTCAGTTCATTGCTATATTATTTCGAAAAGCATGTTATCGTCGTACAAATTTGGTAAGTCGGTAACTATAATATCACCCACAGATTATGGCAAAATTGACACAACTCCTTACAAAGTATTAAAGGAAAACTTGGAAAGAAATCTTCATACTATATTTTATTTAGAACCTAATATGAGTGCGACGGATGCAGTTTCATTGCTTTTACAAATGGAAAAGATTGAAGAACAGAGGATAATTAATGAAGATTCACTTATCATAATAGGTCAACATCTAGGATGTGATGATGAAGAAATAGTCAGCCTTAAAATTAAGGAAATAGCAAAATACAATCTAAAGTCCCCACCACATATAATAATATTTCCTTCAAAATCCTTACATTATATGGAGATAGAGGGTCTAAAATGGTTGATGAAATAG